A single region of the Marinobacter salinisoli genome encodes:
- a CDS encoding HAD-IIB family hydrolase yields the protein MNKPRLVVISDLDGTLLNHDNYRWEAAGPALERLRQADIPLVLNSSKTAPEVRQVRADLGNQAPFIVENGAAVVIPPQTFGNPDEEVMNFGASRARVLAVLGSLRQGGAQFRGFNDLSAEALADITGLDVASAERAKDRLGTEPLLWDGTDAELEAFRAGLEAENLRLVQGGRFFHAMGVFDKADGARFLLDKYREQYGDQPLVAIALGDSPNDQHMLESADIPVVIRGVHSDEVQLPSARHAMRSIKPGPEGWNECVLNLLFEYGY from the coding sequence ATGAACAAGCCCAGACTCGTGGTCATTTCAGACCTGGATGGCACCTTGCTCAATCATGACAACTACCGCTGGGAAGCCGCAGGACCAGCGCTTGAGCGGTTGCGACAGGCAGATATTCCGCTGGTCCTCAACTCCAGCAAGACGGCGCCGGAGGTGCGGCAGGTAAGGGCGGATCTTGGCAATCAGGCGCCGTTTATTGTCGAAAATGGGGCCGCTGTAGTCATTCCGCCACAGACCTTCGGTAACCCGGATGAAGAAGTGATGAATTTTGGGGCATCCCGGGCGCGGGTACTGGCCGTATTGGGTAGCCTTCGCCAGGGTGGTGCCCAATTCCGGGGCTTTAATGATCTGTCCGCCGAGGCTCTGGCAGACATCACGGGGCTCGATGTTGCGTCTGCGGAGCGGGCCAAAGACCGGCTGGGCACTGAACCTCTGCTGTGGGACGGCACCGATGCCGAGCTGGAAGCGTTTCGTGCGGGCCTGGAGGCGGAAAACCTTCGCCTGGTGCAGGGTGGGCGCTTCTTTCACGCCATGGGCGTCTTCGATAAAGCGGATGGGGCCCGCTTTTTGCTGGACAAATATCGTGAGCAGTATGGCGACCAGCCTTTGGTTGCCATTGCCCTCGGAGACAGCCCGAACGATCAGCACATGTTGGAATCCGCTGACATTCCGGTGGTGATTCGGGGCGTTCACAGCGACGAGGTGCAGCTGCCCTCGGCCCGACACGCCATGCGCTCGATCAAGCCTGGCCCGGAGGGCTGGAACGAGTGCGTACTGAATCTTCTCTTTGAGTACGGGTATTGA
- a CDS encoding tRNA-queuosine alpha-mannosyltransferase domain-containing protein: MSDSTAHRKPRILVLSAYDAGSHRRWREQLITGLESFEWHSLVLPPRYFRWRIRGNALSWLNEPLLQQHWDLLVATSMVDLASLRGFHAHLASTPAILYMHENQFAYPESQGQHASVDPQVVNLFSAIAATTVLFNSDWNRRSFLAGVQGLFRKLPDEIPAGVYEQLASKSSVVPVPVEDRLFMTERRALNSACPHLLWNHRWEYDKGPDRLLMLLDELAAHGQDFRLSVVGEQFRQQPDEFKAILERHRHRVVHWGFLPDRGEYDRLLQDADVVLSTAVHDFQGLSMLEAMASGCLALAPGRLAYPEYVPQGQLYPSAPDRPDEESRGAARCLRTLLGSGSAAAVPEKWRMSRLLTTYEKAINTTLEKHRVS, encoded by the coding sequence ATGTCCGATTCGACCGCCCATCGCAAACCCAGAATACTTGTTTTATCTGCCTACGACGCCGGTAGCCACCGGCGTTGGCGGGAGCAGCTGATCACTGGTCTCGAGTCATTTGAATGGCACAGTCTGGTGTTACCGCCGCGCTATTTCCGCTGGCGGATTCGGGGTAACGCATTGTCCTGGCTGAACGAACCGCTTCTGCAACAGCATTGGGATCTGCTTGTTGCCACGTCCATGGTGGATCTCGCCTCCCTCCGGGGCTTTCACGCCCATTTGGCATCTACCCCGGCCATCCTGTACATGCATGAGAACCAGTTTGCCTATCCCGAATCGCAAGGGCAGCACGCAAGCGTGGACCCTCAGGTGGTCAATCTTTTCAGCGCCATTGCGGCCACCACTGTTCTGTTTAACAGTGACTGGAACCGGCGCAGTTTTCTGGCCGGTGTGCAGGGGCTTTTTCGAAAACTCCCGGACGAGATCCCCGCCGGCGTTTACGAGCAGCTTGCGAGTAAGTCCTCAGTTGTGCCGGTTCCGGTTGAGGATCGCTTGTTCATGACCGAGCGCCGCGCGCTGAATTCTGCTTGCCCGCACTTGCTTTGGAACCATCGCTGGGAATACGACAAAGGCCCGGATCGGTTGCTTATGCTACTGGATGAGCTGGCGGCCCACGGGCAGGATTTCCGGTTGAGTGTGGTGGGGGAGCAGTTCAGGCAGCAGCCCGATGAATTCAAGGCTATTCTTGAGCGGCACAGGCACCGGGTCGTGCACTGGGGGTTCTTGCCGGACCGTGGCGAGTATGATCGCCTGCTGCAGGACGCCGATGTGGTGTTGTCCACCGCAGTGCATGATTTTCAGGGCCTGTCGATGCTTGAGGCGATGGCGTCAGGTTGTCTGGCGCTGGCACCCGGGCGCCTTGCGTATCCGGAGTATGTTCCTCAGGGGCAGCTCTACCCGAGTGCGCCGGATCGGCCCGATGAGGAATCCCGGGGCGCCGCCCGGTGCCTGCGGACCTTACTGGGGTCGGGAAGTGCCGCCGCGGTGCCCGAAAAATGGCGGATGAGCCGGTTACTGACAACCTATGAGAAAGCCATCAATACAACGCTGGAAAAACATCGGGTATCCTGA
- a CDS encoding glycosyltransferase family protein, which translates to MGDFYQNGIITTLHNLVERPVEDLESDLMRFSKERPMSLVLPSLYSELEGPALKNIVHELTKVPYLQQVVIGLDRADEEQYRHALEYFSELPQSDVKVLWNDGPRLRAIDLALREQNLAPTEMGKGRNVWYCFGYVLAAGLSKSVALHDCDILTYSRDLVARLIYPVANPGFNYMFCKGYYARVADNRMNGRVSRLLVTPLIRALKKVCGANDFLDYLDSYRYPLAGEFSFRTDVINDLRIPSDWGLEIGVLSEMKRNYATNRLCQVDIADVYDHKHQELSPEDASRGLSKMSMDIAKALFRKLATNGEIFSSEKFRTIKATYFRIALDFVETYQNDAIINGLTFDRHKEEKAVELFAQNVMRAGAYFLDNPMDTPFIPSWNRVTSAIPDIKEQLFEAVERDNEEFRP; encoded by the coding sequence GTGGGCGATTTTTACCAGAACGGAATAATTACAACACTGCATAACCTGGTCGAGCGGCCGGTGGAAGACCTTGAAAGTGACCTGATGAGGTTCAGCAAGGAGCGGCCCATGTCCCTGGTCCTGCCGTCGCTCTATTCCGAGCTGGAAGGGCCGGCGCTGAAGAATATCGTTCATGAGCTTACCAAGGTCCCGTATCTGCAACAGGTCGTCATTGGTTTGGACCGTGCCGATGAAGAGCAGTACCGGCATGCACTGGAATACTTTTCAGAGTTGCCGCAAAGCGATGTCAAAGTGCTCTGGAACGACGGTCCGCGCCTGCGCGCCATCGACCTGGCGTTGCGCGAACAGAACCTGGCACCGACGGAAATGGGGAAGGGCAGGAATGTCTGGTACTGCTTTGGTTATGTGCTGGCCGCCGGCCTGAGCAAGTCCGTGGCGCTGCACGACTGCGACATTCTGACGTACTCCCGTGATCTGGTTGCCCGCTTGATTTACCCGGTGGCCAATCCGGGCTTTAACTACATGTTCTGTAAAGGCTATTACGCCCGCGTGGCGGATAACCGGATGAATGGCCGGGTCAGCCGTCTGTTGGTGACGCCGCTGATCCGGGCGCTGAAAAAGGTATGCGGCGCCAACGACTTCCTGGATTATCTGGATAGCTACCGATACCCGCTGGCCGGGGAATTCTCCTTCCGGACCGACGTCATCAACGACCTGCGCATCCCCAGCGACTGGGGCCTGGAAATTGGCGTGCTCTCAGAAATGAAGCGCAATTACGCCACCAACCGCCTGTGCCAGGTGGACATCGCCGATGTCTACGATCACAAGCATCAGGAGTTGTCGCCGGAAGACGCCAGCCGCGGCCTGTCGAAGATGAGCATGGATATCGCCAAGGCCCTGTTCCGAAAACTGGCCACCAATGGTGAGATCTTCTCCAGTGAAAAATTCCGCACCATCAAGGCAACCTATTTCCGGATTGCACTAGACTTTGTCGAAACTTACCAGAATGACGCCATCATTAACGGCCTCACCTTCGATCGACACAAAGAAGAGAAAGCGGTGGAGCTGTTCGCCCAGAACGTGATGCGGGCGGGCGCGTATTTTCTGGATAACCCCATGGATACACCGTTCATCCCGAGCTGGAACCGGGTCACCAGTGCGATTCCGGACATCAAGGAGCAGCTGTTCGAGGCGGTTGAGCGGGATAACGAGGAGTTCCGCCCATGA
- a CDS encoding sugar phosphorylase: MTQPLRDKLVAMLDVVYPALDCQFLADQLLSTMGLEPDMPPPPAHQNNWDESDIILITYADTVQKEGQKPLVTLRQFLNDCLSDTISAVHILPFFPYSSDDGFSVMDYLAVNESHGSWEDIEAIAREYKLMADLVINHMSARSRWFENFKKRVDPGKDYFFQGNPRDDLSAVVRPRTSPLLTPVQTDDGERYVWCTFSEDQVDLNFANPQVLIEFAAIIRYYLERGVLLFRLDAVAFLWKEPGTPCIHLQQTHELIKILRLLIEHYSPDAVIITETNVPNRENLTYFGNANEAHVIYNFSLPPLLINTLVTGDCRHLKTWLMSMPPAQLGTTYLNFIASHDGVGMRPTDGLLDEEEKQHLINAMESFGGKVSYRRTSDGRDQPYEINISLYDALKGTVEGGADHWQLQRFICAHTIMLALEGIPAFYMHSLLASENDLERMENTGRLRSINRSQWEIDKLETELENPLSHHSKAYHELTRLIDIRRRQSAFHPNATQFTLHLGLQLFGFWRQSMRRDQSIFCIHNISDEVQQVPLSSINLIGTDHWQDLISGMTIDDQSGTITLKPYQCVWLSNRD, translated from the coding sequence ATGACTCAGCCCCTCAGGGACAAACTGGTGGCCATGCTGGACGTCGTTTATCCCGCGCTGGATTGTCAGTTCCTGGCCGATCAACTGCTATCGACGATGGGCCTGGAGCCGGACATGCCGCCCCCGCCGGCCCATCAGAACAATTGGGATGAGTCGGACATTATTCTCATTACCTACGCCGACACAGTCCAGAAGGAAGGGCAGAAGCCCCTGGTGACGCTGCGTCAGTTCCTGAACGACTGCCTGTCAGACACCATCTCGGCGGTGCATATCCTGCCGTTCTTCCCCTACAGCTCTGACGATGGCTTTTCCGTGATGGACTACCTGGCCGTCAATGAATCCCATGGCAGCTGGGAGGACATTGAAGCCATCGCCCGGGAGTACAAGCTGATGGCGGACCTGGTGATCAACCATATGTCCGCGCGCAGCCGGTGGTTCGAAAACTTCAAGAAGCGAGTGGATCCGGGCAAGGATTACTTTTTTCAGGGCAATCCCAGGGACGACCTGAGTGCCGTGGTTCGCCCGCGCACCTCGCCGCTACTCACCCCGGTGCAGACCGATGACGGCGAGCGTTATGTCTGGTGTACCTTCAGTGAGGACCAGGTTGACCTGAACTTCGCCAACCCGCAGGTGCTGATCGAATTTGCTGCGATCATCCGCTATTACCTTGAGCGTGGCGTGCTCTTGTTCCGGCTGGATGCGGTGGCGTTTTTGTGGAAAGAGCCGGGGACTCCCTGCATCCATCTGCAACAAACCCACGAGCTGATCAAGATTCTGCGCCTGCTCATCGAGCATTACTCGCCCGATGCCGTGATCATCACGGAAACCAACGTGCCCAACCGGGAAAACCTGACCTATTTCGGTAACGCCAACGAAGCCCATGTGATCTATAACTTCTCATTGCCGCCGTTGTTGATTAACACTCTGGTCACTGGTGATTGTCGGCACCTGAAAACCTGGCTGATGAGCATGCCACCGGCTCAGCTTGGCACCACCTACCTGAATTTCATTGCCTCCCACGACGGCGTGGGGATGCGCCCGACGGACGGTTTGCTGGATGAGGAAGAGAAACAGCACCTGATCAATGCCATGGAGTCATTTGGTGGCAAGGTATCCTATCGTCGAACTTCGGACGGCCGCGATCAGCCTTACGAGATCAATATCTCGCTTTACGATGCGCTGAAAGGAACCGTTGAGGGCGGCGCGGACCACTGGCAGCTGCAGCGGTTTATCTGCGCCCATACGATCATGCTGGCCCTGGAGGGCATTCCGGCGTTCTATATGCACAGTCTGCTGGCGTCGGAAAACGATCTTGAGCGGATGGAAAACACCGGCCGGTTGCGTTCGATCAACCGCAGCCAGTGGGAGATCGACAAACTGGAGACCGAGCTGGAAAATCCTCTGAGCCACCACAGCAAGGCTTATCATGAGCTGACCCGCCTGATCGACATCCGCCGCAGGCAATCGGCCTTCCATCCCAATGCCACCCAGTTCACCCTGCATCTTGGCTTGCAGTTGTTCGGGTTCTGGCGCCAGAGCATGCGCCGGGATCAGTCCATTTTCTGCATCCACAACATCAGTGACGAGGTGCAGCAGGTACCTCTGAGTTCCATCAACCTGATCGGTACAGATCATTGGCAGGACCTGATTTCCGGTATGACCATCGATGATCAGTCCGGCACCATCACCCTGAAACCGTATCAGTGCGTTTGGTTGTCGAATCGGGACTAG
- a CDS encoding protein adenylyltransferase SelO: MSGNEWQVEHRYLDLPERFYTRVHPTPLRGARLVCFNHTLADQMGFSTRDQDEWAQVGAGAELLEGMEPVAMKYTGHQFGAYNPDLGDGRGLLLWETIGPDGRRWDWHLKGAGQTPYSRFGDGRAVLRSTIREYLCSEAMAGLGIATTRALFMTAASDPVQRETVETAATLMRVTPSHIRFGHFEFASYHLGAGAVKTLLDHVISLHFPELEELPEQERYLRWLETVAQRTARLIADWQAVGFCHGVMNSDNMSILGETFDYGPFAFLDDFNAGYICNRTDQGGRYAYNRQPQIGFTNCQYLANALLPIMDEDALRRSLRHYETAYNERFMRNMRDKLGLLMAQEDDLQLVMDTFNLLHQHSVDYTGFFRALSHLHSRGPSPIRDLFVERETADSWLEAYQQRLEREEQSAEDREQAMLSVNPKFILRNYLAQQIIDAAKNEDYQPMQDLLKVLAKPFDEWTEFEHLAAPPPDSGKGLALSCSS, from the coding sequence ATGAGCGGTAACGAATGGCAAGTGGAACATCGCTATCTGGACCTTCCGGAACGCTTCTATACCCGCGTCCATCCTACCCCGCTACGCGGCGCCAGGCTCGTCTGCTTCAACCACACGCTGGCAGACCAGATGGGCTTTAGCACCCGCGATCAAGACGAATGGGCTCAGGTAGGTGCCGGCGCAGAGCTGCTGGAGGGCATGGAACCGGTGGCGATGAAGTACACCGGCCATCAGTTCGGTGCTTACAATCCGGACCTGGGCGATGGCCGCGGCCTGCTGCTCTGGGAAACCATCGGGCCCGATGGCCGCCGCTGGGACTGGCACCTCAAAGGTGCCGGGCAGACCCCCTACTCCCGTTTTGGTGACGGCCGCGCGGTATTACGCTCGACCATCCGGGAATACCTGTGCAGCGAAGCCATGGCGGGCCTCGGCATTGCCACCACCCGAGCGCTGTTCATGACCGCCGCATCCGACCCGGTGCAGCGCGAGACGGTGGAAACCGCCGCCACGCTGATGCGCGTCACCCCGAGCCACATCCGGTTCGGCCACTTCGAATTTGCCTCCTATCACTTGGGGGCCGGCGCAGTGAAAACCTTGCTGGACCATGTCATCAGCCTGCATTTCCCGGAGCTGGAAGAACTTCCGGAACAAGAGCGCTACCTGCGCTGGCTTGAAACCGTGGCGCAGCGCACCGCCCGACTCATCGCCGACTGGCAGGCCGTGGGTTTCTGCCACGGGGTGATGAACAGCGACAACATGTCCATCCTTGGCGAAACCTTCGACTATGGCCCCTTCGCCTTCCTGGACGACTTCAACGCCGGCTACATCTGCAACCGGACCGATCAGGGCGGACGCTACGCGTACAACCGACAGCCCCAGATCGGTTTCACCAACTGCCAGTACCTGGCCAACGCGCTGCTGCCGATCATGGACGAAGACGCGCTTCGCCGAAGCCTGCGCCACTACGAAACCGCCTACAACGAACGATTCATGCGGAACATGCGCGACAAACTCGGACTTTTGATGGCACAGGAAGACGACCTGCAGCTGGTGATGGACACCTTTAACTTGTTGCACCAGCACAGTGTCGACTACACCGGATTCTTCCGGGCACTGTCACACCTGCACAGCCGCGGCCCATCCCCAATACGGGATCTGTTTGTAGAGCGGGAAACGGCCGATAGCTGGCTCGAAGCCTACCAGCAGAGACTGGAACGCGAGGAGCAATCGGCCGAGGACCGCGAACAGGCGATGCTTTCGGTGAACCCGAAATTCATCCTGCGTAACTACCTGGCACAACAAATCATCGATGCCGCGAAGAATGAGGACTACCAACCCATGCAGGATCTGCTCAAGGTTCTGGCCAAACCATTTGATGAGTGGACGGAGTTCGAGCATCTGGCCGCACCACCGCCGGATTCCGGGAAAGGATTGGCGCTGAGCTGCTCGTCCTGA
- a CDS encoding penicillin acylase family protein — protein sequence MKLLTSPAGHRMRGLALALVGAAVLGGCSDGEITVNPDALENPNLFPKDGKLEANIRRTTDGVPHITADNLQSAAFGNGYAQAQDNVCLLAEAIVKARSERAKYFGPGPGSINIINDFSYKAQKILSGAEAEFDSLSDESKALVEGFTAGYNKYVAETDPADLPQECRNQPWVTEIEPTDLLAHYRIVGQYASGALFATGAIFIAIPGEDPVAAEPEPVIAQTNEPLPRGVAESARILATSRTNFKDMGLASNAWGIGKDMTEQGRGALLANPHFPYTGHRRLYQVQMTVPGYLNINGAGLLGTAIPLINFNENLAWSHTVTTSRRFTVYELTLKDGDPLTYIKDGEEVPITQEKFQIEANLGGPAPVVLERTFYFSEYGPMLSGNAITANPDEGIEGLPKWGEANTAYTYRDANANTSGLLDTWLGMSRASNLQEFQEVFKNCGSTLWTNSTYADADGNAFYIDSSSVPNLSPEALGLIEFKRKLSPEYDTLFSAGLTLLDGNTSRDDWVETECGGLVTYDQRPKLLRTDWVQNSNSSYWATNPAEFLTGYSPMFGAENAQLNPRTRLGIKMLQDPMDQGLGDALAPAGDDGKFGAVDLINVIWNNRAWYAEEFLPELRERCSLITDPLVLVDDVDLTPWCAQLQTWDSLYDLDSVGAHIFRVFIANYQADFIDSDPTDSDLTVDFDPADPVNTPTGPSEVDRGTAGDRMLRALAAGVTALEGQGIAPEAELGSIQYYRPSGDVPPGGDPLFQSERIPWHGGDGNIDGAFNAIGVVTSQVMEDTVFPRIGPSTDVVIPNTAGLADVNSAANVNNIDGWLIARGTSWHFGLEFTDNGPEAYGLVSYSQSTDSLSKFFTNQSERYSSKDYRKLYLDQAEIEANVIDELQLTGEVQ from the coding sequence ATGAAATTATTGACCTCTCCCGCGGGGCACCGAATGCGAGGCCTCGCCTTGGCCTTGGTGGGAGCTGCAGTCCTGGGTGGCTGTTCTGACGGCGAAATCACCGTCAATCCGGACGCCCTGGAAAACCCAAACCTGTTCCCGAAAGATGGGAAGCTTGAGGCCAACATTCGCCGCACTACTGATGGTGTGCCTCACATCACTGCAGATAACCTACAATCAGCCGCGTTCGGCAATGGCTACGCTCAGGCACAAGATAACGTTTGTTTGCTCGCAGAGGCCATTGTAAAGGCCCGCAGTGAGCGGGCTAAATACTTCGGGCCTGGCCCCGGCAGCATCAACATCATCAACGACTTCAGTTATAAGGCCCAAAAGATTCTCAGTGGTGCAGAAGCGGAGTTTGACTCTCTGAGCGACGAATCCAAGGCCTTGGTTGAGGGTTTTACCGCCGGTTACAATAAGTATGTGGCTGAAACGGATCCGGCAGATCTTCCTCAGGAGTGTCGAAATCAGCCTTGGGTTACCGAGATTGAGCCAACTGACCTGCTTGCTCACTATCGCATCGTCGGTCAGTACGCCAGCGGTGCTCTGTTTGCTACCGGCGCTATTTTCATCGCCATTCCCGGGGAGGATCCGGTTGCAGCTGAACCAGAGCCTGTCATTGCCCAGACGAATGAGCCGTTGCCTCGCGGTGTAGCTGAGAGTGCGCGTATTCTCGCAACTTCCCGGACCAACTTTAAGGATATGGGGCTCGCCAGTAACGCTTGGGGTATTGGTAAGGATATGACAGAACAAGGGCGCGGAGCCCTACTGGCAAATCCGCACTTCCCATACACCGGTCACAGGCGCCTTTATCAGGTGCAGATGACCGTGCCGGGTTATCTCAACATTAACGGTGCAGGTTTGCTGGGCACTGCGATTCCGTTAATCAACTTCAACGAAAATCTCGCCTGGTCCCACACTGTAACTACAAGTCGAAGGTTTACCGTTTATGAACTGACACTGAAAGATGGGGATCCTCTGACTTATATCAAAGATGGCGAAGAGGTTCCGATCACTCAGGAGAAGTTCCAGATTGAAGCAAACCTGGGTGGGCCCGCCCCAGTGGTCTTGGAGAGAACTTTCTATTTTTCTGAGTACGGTCCCATGCTTTCTGGCAATGCCATCACAGCTAATCCGGATGAAGGCATCGAAGGTTTACCTAAATGGGGAGAGGCGAACACCGCCTACACCTACCGAGATGCAAACGCCAACACAAGCGGACTGCTGGATACCTGGTTGGGTATGAGTCGGGCCTCTAACCTGCAAGAGTTCCAAGAGGTTTTCAAAAACTGTGGGTCAACCCTGTGGACAAACTCCACATATGCAGATGCAGATGGGAATGCCTTTTATATCGACAGTAGCTCTGTTCCAAATTTATCGCCCGAGGCCCTCGGTTTAATCGAGTTCAAGCGTAAGCTTAGTCCTGAATACGACACACTATTCAGTGCAGGGCTGACCTTGCTTGATGGCAATACCTCTCGTGATGACTGGGTCGAGACCGAATGTGGTGGACTCGTTACCTACGACCAGAGGCCCAAGCTACTAAGAACTGATTGGGTTCAGAATTCAAATTCCAGTTACTGGGCTACTAACCCTGCAGAATTTCTGACGGGGTATTCACCCATGTTCGGGGCTGAGAATGCGCAGCTGAATCCGCGAACCAGGCTTGGTATAAAGATGTTGCAGGATCCAATGGATCAGGGCTTGGGAGATGCCTTGGCGCCAGCGGGAGATGACGGGAAATTTGGTGCCGTGGACCTCATCAACGTAATCTGGAACAACCGTGCGTGGTATGCCGAAGAGTTCCTTCCCGAACTTCGCGAGCGCTGTTCATTGATTACTGATCCGCTGGTTTTGGTGGACGATGTTGATCTTACACCCTGGTGCGCGCAGCTTCAGACTTGGGACAGTCTCTATGACCTCGATAGCGTGGGGGCTCATATTTTCCGGGTATTCATCGCTAACTATCAGGCCGACTTTATCGATTCTGACCCGACCGATTCTGATCTGACCGTAGATTTCGACCCAGCTGACCCTGTTAATACACCGACAGGTCCTTCGGAGGTTGACCGAGGAACGGCCGGGGATCGCATGCTCAGAGCATTGGCAGCGGGTGTAACTGCTCTTGAAGGGCAGGGGATTGCGCCTGAAGCCGAGCTTGGAAGTATTCAATATTATCGGCCATCCGGTGATGTGCCCCCGGGTGGTGACCCTCTGTTTCAGAGTGAGCGAATTCCCTGGCATGGCGGTGATGGCAATATTGATGGGGCATTCAACGCCATTGGGGTTGTGACTTCGCAAGTCATGGAAGACACGGTCTTTCCTCGAATTGGGCCGTCAACAGATGTGGTCATTCCCAATACTGCGGGGCTTGCTGACGTCAACAGTGCGGCCAATGTGAACAACATTGATGGCTGGTTGATTGCTCGGGGTACCAGTTGGCATTTTGGGCTGGAGTTTACTGATAATGGCCCAGAGGCCTATGGCTTGGTAAGTTATTCTCAGTCGACGGATAGCCTTTCTAAGTTTTTTACAAACCAGTCCGAGCGCTACTCGAGCAAAGATTATCGGAAGCTGTACCTTGATCAGGCAGAAATTGAGGCAAATGTGATTGATGAGTTGCAACTTACTGGCGAAGTTCAGTAA
- a CDS encoding fumarate hydratase, with protein sequence MTTVIRQDDLIESVADALQFISYYHPKDFIQGVYEAYKKEESQAAKDAMAQILINSRMCAQGHRPICQDTGIVTVFVNVGMNVQWDCDMPLDDVINEGVRRAYTHPDNVLRASVLADPDGKRQNTKDNTPAIIHYKLVPGDTVEVHVAAKGGGSEAKSKFAMLNPSDSVVDWVLKMVPQMGAGWCPPGMLGIGIGGTAEKAMELAKEALLDPIDIHELQERGASDRSEELRLELFEKVNDLGIGAQGLGGLTTVLDVKVKDYPTHAANKPVAIIPNCAATRHAHFTLDGTGPSLQTPPSLDDWPEITWEVGENVRRVNLDTVTPEEAREWQPGETVLLSGKMLTGRDAAHKKMVDMIEKGEELPVDLKGRFIYYVGPVDPVREEVVGPAGPTTATRMDKFTHTMLEKTGLAGMIGKAERGQVAIDAIKEFGAVYLMAVGGAAYLVSKAIKDAEVVAFPELGMEAIYEFEVEDMPVTVAVDSRGSSVHQTGPAEWHEKIIAAKAV encoded by the coding sequence ATGACCACCGTAATCCGCCAGGACGACCTGATTGAAAGCGTCGCGGACGCGTTGCAGTTCATTTCCTATTACCACCCGAAGGATTTTATCCAGGGTGTCTATGAGGCTTATAAGAAAGAAGAGTCTCAGGCGGCCAAAGATGCCATGGCTCAGATTCTGATCAACTCGCGCATGTGCGCCCAGGGCCACCGCCCGATCTGCCAGGACACCGGGATTGTCACCGTGTTCGTGAACGTGGGCATGAACGTGCAGTGGGATTGCGACATGCCGTTGGACGACGTGATCAACGAAGGTGTTCGCCGTGCTTACACCCACCCGGACAACGTATTGCGAGCGTCGGTATTGGCTGACCCGGACGGCAAGCGTCAGAACACCAAGGACAACACGCCGGCCATCATTCACTACAAACTGGTGCCGGGCGATACGGTTGAAGTGCACGTGGCCGCCAAGGGTGGTGGTTCTGAAGCCAAGTCCAAGTTTGCCATGCTGAACCCGTCTGACTCGGTGGTGGACTGGGTGCTGAAGATGGTGCCGCAGATGGGCGCTGGCTGGTGTCCGCCGGGCATGCTGGGTATCGGCATTGGTGGCACCGCGGAGAAAGCGATGGAGCTGGCCAAGGAAGCGCTGCTGGACCCGATTGATATCCACGAGCTGCAGGAGCGCGGCGCGTCCGACCGCTCGGAAGAGCTGCGTCTGGAGCTGTTCGAGAAGGTTAATGACCTGGGCATTGGCGCCCAGGGCCTGGGCGGCCTGACCACCGTTCTGGATGTGAAGGTCAAAGATTACCCGACGCACGCCGCTAACAAGCCGGTGGCAATCATCCCGAACTGCGCGGCCACCCGTCATGCGCACTTTACCCTCGACGGCACAGGGCCTTCCCTGCAGACGCCGCCGAGCCTGGACGACTGGCCGGAAATTACCTGGGAAGTGGGCGAAAACGTGCGCCGGGTGAACCTGGATACGGTGACTCCGGAAGAAGCGAGAGAATGGCAGCCGGGGGAAACCGTTCTGCTGTCCGGCAAGATGCTGACAGGCCGCGATGCGGCGCACAAGAAGATGGTGGATATGATCGAGAAGGGCGAAGAGCTGCCGGTCGATCTGAAAGGCCGCTTCATCTATTACGTGGGCCCGGTTGATCCGGTGCGCGAAGAAGTGGTTGGCCCTGCCGGCCCGACGACCGCAACCCGGATGGATAAGTTCACCCACACCATGCTGGAAAAGACCGGTCTGGCCGGGATGATCGGCAAGGCTGAGCGCGGCCAGGTGGCGATCGATGCCATCAAGGAATTCGGCGCGGTGTACCTGATGGCCGTTGGCGGCGCCGCGTACCTGGTGTCCAAGGCGATCAAGGATGCCGAAGTTGTCGCCTTCCCGGAACTGGGTATGGAAGCGATCTACGAGTTTGAAGTGGAAGACATGCCGGTAACCGTGGCCGTGGATTCTCGCGGTTCCTCCGTGCACCAGACTGGCCCTGCCGAATGGCATGAGAAGATCATCGCGGCCAAAGCCGTTTAA